A genomic window from Solanum dulcamara chromosome 11, daSolDulc1.2, whole genome shotgun sequence includes:
- the LOC129874322 gene encoding membrane-anchored ubiquitin-fold protein 2, which yields MSTAQDQLEIKFRLIDGTDIGPKSFSAATSVATLKENILAQWPKEKDNGPRTVKDVKLISAGRILENNRTVAECRSPLCDIPGGVTTMHVVVQPPAQEKEKKASDDMKQNKCLCVIL from the exons ATGTCTACAGCTCAAGATCAACTGGAGATCAAGTTTAGATTGATTGATGGAACAGACATTGGTCCGAAGAGTTTTTCTGCGGCTACAAGCGTAGCAACTTTAAAGGAGAATATCCTTGCTCAGTGGCCTAAAG AGAAGGATAATGGTCCGCGGACAGTAAAAGATGTCAAGTTAATCAGCGCTGGAAGAATATTGGAGAACAACCGAACAGTGGCTGAATGCAGAAGCCCATTATGTGATATTCCAGGAGGAGTTACGACCATGCATGTAGTTGTTCAACCACCAGCTCAGGAGAAAG AGAAAAAAGCATCAGATGACATGAAGCAGAATAAGTGCCTCTGTGTTATACTATGA